In Syngnathus typhle isolate RoL2023-S1 ecotype Sweden linkage group LG14, RoL_Styp_1.0, whole genome shotgun sequence, one genomic interval encodes:
- the LOC133167531 gene encoding nardilysin-like isoform X1: protein MEENIIVVMPQTSKSVSTGNASGQACALDEGEPPPTRDLGTSQDSAEDPEDPEIIKSPSDPKKYRYLRLTNGLRALLISDLSAADGKTEDAGADEDDKDDEDVADSGEGSDEDDEDDEEEEKDSDFEELDEDNGAKKKKSSEKQAAAALCIGVGSFSDPDELPGLAHFLEHMVFMGSRKYPAENGFDAFLKKHGGSDNASTDCERTVFQFDVQKKHFREALDRWAQFFICPLMIEDAVDREVEAVDSEYQLAKPSDSHRKEMLFGSLAVPGHPMSKFCWGNAQTLKHDPKERGVNTYQCLRQFWARFYSAHYMTLAVQSKETLDTLEQWVREIFIHIPNNAEPAVDFSHLPRPFDTPAFNKLYRVVPVRKVHALTISWALPPQGQHYRVKPLHYISWLIGHEGSGSILSMLRKKCWALALFGGNSETGFDQNTTYSIFSISITLTDQGFCYFWQVVHLVFQYLKMLQTLGPQQRIYEEIQKIEDNEFHYQEQTDPIEFVENICENMQLFPKEDFLTGDQLMFHFDTEVIGAALSSLTPERANLLLLSPEHEGHCQLREKWFGTSYTVEDIPAEWAQRWASDFELNPELHLPAENKFIASDFTLRPSDCLDSEFPVKILDNQLGCLWYKKDNKFNIPKAYIRFHLISPVIQKSSENLVLFDLFVNILAHNLAEPAYEADVAQLEYKLVAGEHGLVVRLKGFNHKLPLLLKLLVEHLAEFTSCEGVFAMFLEQLKKTYFNILIKPERLGKDVRLLILEQGRWSLVEKYRAAVAGLSLQDLLDFAGQLKAELYVEGLVQGNFTGTESKEFLHYFTEQLHFRPLPAEVPVSFRVAELPVAHHLCKVKSLNKGDANSEVTVYYQSGLKKLREHTLMELLVMHMEEPCFDFLRTKETLGYHVYATCRNTSGVLGFSVTVETQATKFSTEFVEAKVEEFLHSFGERLRALTEEAFSTQVTALIKLKECEDAHLGEEVDRNWFEVLTRQFLFQRLNMEISALKDLTREDLLSWFAKHRDSARKLSVHVVGFGTEEGNPPRPEPDLACDLEAPASAATSSYGEVSSLNFLPLFSPALRDSATPICDIRAFASALPLHPYHKVLS, encoded by the exons CATCGTCGTCATGCCTCAGACCAGCAAGTCAGTCAGCACCGGCAACGCTTCGGGTCAGGCGTGCGCCCTGGATGAGGGTGAGCCGCCGCCCACACGAGACCTCGGCACCTCGCAGGACTCTGCCGAGGACCCGGAAGACCCTGAGATTATCAAGTCGCCCAGTGACCCCAAAAAATACAG GTACCTGCGGCTGACCAACGGCCTCCGGGCGCTGCTCATCTCCGACTTGAGCGCCGCCGATGGCAAGACGGAAGACGCTGGCGCAGATGAAGATGATAAAGACGACGAAGACGTGGCAGATTCGGGGGAGGGCTCagacgaggacgacgaggacgacgaagaGGAAGAGAAGGACAGTGACTTTGAAGAGCTGGATGAGGACAACGgagccaagaagaagaagagcagcGAAAAGCAG gcTGCAGCCGCCCTGTGCATCGGTGTGGGTAGCTTCAGCGACCCCGATGAACTTCCCGGCTTGGCCCACTTCCTGGAACACA TGGTGTTCATGGGAAGCCGGAAGTACCCGGCCGAGAACGGCTTCGACGCCTTCCTCAAGAAGCATGGCGGCAGCGACAACGCCTCCACCGACTGTGAGAGGACCGTTTTCCAGTTCGATGTGCAGAAGAAACACTTCAGGGAGGCGCTCGACAG GTGGGCCCAGTTCTTCATCTGTCCGCTGATGATTGAGGACGCGGTGGACCGAGAGGTGGAGGCTGTCGACAGCG AGTACCAGCTGGCAAAGCCTTCGGACTCCCACCGCAAGGAGATGCTGTTTGGCAGCCTGGCCGTGCCGGGACATCCCATGAGCAAGTTCTGCTGGG GAAACGCTCAAACGTTGAAGCACGATCCCAAAGAGCGAGGCGTCAACACCTACCAATGCCTGCGGCAATTCTGGGCGCGCTTCTACTCGGCTCACTACATGACGCTCGCCGTCCAGTCCAAAG AGACTTTGGACACCCTGGAGCAGTGGGTCCGAGAAATCTTCATCCACATCCCCAATAA CGCTGAACCGGCGGTGGACTTTTCGCATCTGCCGAGGCCGTTCGACACGCCGGCCTTCAACAAACTCTACCGAG TGGTCCCTGTGAGGAAGGTGCACGCTCTGACCATCAGCTGGGCCTTGCCGCCTCAGGGCCAACACTACAG AGTGAAGCCTCTCCACTACATCTCCTGGCTCATCGGACACGAGGGCAGTGGTAGCATCCTGTCCATGCTGCGCAAGAA GTGCTGGGCGCTGGCTCTGTTTGGGGGGAACAGCGAGACAGGCTTCGACCAGAACACCACTTactccatcttctccatctccaTCACGCTGACCGACCAGGGCTTTTGCTACTTCTGGCAG GTGGTCCACTTGGTGTTCCAGTACCTGAAGATGCTGCAGACTCTCGGGCCTCAGCAGAG GATCTACGAGGAAATTCAGAAGATTGAAGATAATGAGTTCCACTATCAGGAGCAG ACTGATCCCATCGAATTTGTGGAGAACATTTGCGAGAACATGCAGCTGTTTCCCAAAGAAGACTTCCTGACCGGAGACCAGCTCATGTTTCACTTTGACACTGAG GTGATCGGCGCCGCCCTGTCCTCGCTGACTCCCGAGCGAGCCAACCTGCTGCTCCTGTCTCCGGAACACGAAGGCCACTGCCAGCTCAGGGAAAAATGGTTTGGGACCTCCTACACTGTGGAGG ACATCCCGGCTGAGTGGGCTCAACGCTGGGCGTCCGACTTTGAACTTAACCCCGAACTTCACCTTCCCGCCGAAAACAAGTTCATCG CTTCGGATTTCACTCTTAGACCGTCTGACTGTCTCGACTCGGAGTTTCCCGTCAAGATCTTGGACAACCAGCTGGGTTGCTTGTGGTACAAGAAGGACAACAAGTTCAATATCCCCAAAG CGTACATTCGCTTCCATTTGATCTCGCCTGTGATTCAGAAGAGTTCAGAGAA TCTGGTGCTGTTCGACCTGTTTGTCAACATCCTGGCCCACAACCTGGCTGAGCCGGCGTACGAGGCAGACGTGGCGCAGCTAGAGTACAAGCTGGTGGCCGGCGAGCACGGCCTGGTCGTCCGCCTCAAAGGCTTCAACCACAAGCTTCCC CTGctgctgaagctgctggtgGAGCACTTGGCTGAGTTCACCTCGTGCGAGGGCGTCTTTGCCATGTTTTTGGAGCAGCTGAAGAAAACTTACTTCAACATCCTCATCAAGCCAGAGCGGCTCGGCAA GGACGTGCGTCTGCTGATTCTGGAGCAAGGCCGCTGGTCACTGGTCGAGAAGTACCGGGCCGCCGTAGCCGGCTTGAGCCTGCAGGACTTGCTGGATTTTGCAGGCCAGTTGAAGGCGGAGCTCTACGTGGAGGGCCTGGTGCAGGGCAACTTCACCGGCACG GAGTCCAAGGAGTTCCTGCACTACTTCACTGA GCAGCTGCATTTCCGGCCCCTGCCGGCCGAGGTCCCTGTGTCCTTCCGGGTGGCGGAGCTGCCCGTCGCTCATCACCTGTGCAAGGTCAAGTCCCTCAACAAGGGCGACGCCAACTCGGAGGTCACCGTCTACTACCAG TCGGGCCTGAAGAAGCTGCGTGAGCACACCCTGATGGAGCTGCTGGTG ATGCACATGGAGGAGCCGTGCTTCGACTTCCTTCGGACCAAAGAGACGCTGGG CTACCACGTCTACGCCACCTGCAGGAACACCTCGGGCGTCCTGGGCTTCTCCGTCACCGTGGAAACGCAGGCCACCAAGTTCAG CACTGAGTTTGTGGAGGCCAAGGTGGAGGAGTTCCTGCACTCGTTTGGCGAGCGTCTGCGGGCGCTGACCGAAGAGGCCTTTTCCACGCAGGTGACGGCGCTCATCAAGCTGAAGGAGTGCGAGGACGCGCACCTGGGTGAGGAAGTGGACCGCAACTGGTTTGAGGTGCTCACCAGGCAGTTCCTTTTCCAGAGGCTCAACATGGAG ATCTCGGCGCTGAAAGATCTGACGCGCGAGGATCTGCTCTCCTGGTTTGCCAAGCATCGCGACAGCGCCAGGAAGTTGAGCGTGCAC GTGGTGGGCTTCGGCACAGAGGAGGGCAACCCCCCGCGACCCGAACCCGACTTGGCCTGCGACCTGGAGGCCCCTGCATCCGCTGCCACCTCGTCCTACGGTGAGGTCAGCTCGCTGAACTTCCTGCCGCTCTTCTCGCCGGCCCTGAGGGACTCTGCCACGCCCATCTGCGACATCCGAGCCTTCGCCTCTGCCCTCCCCCTTCACCCCTACCACAAAGTCCTCAGCTAG
- the LOC133167531 gene encoding nardilysin-like isoform X2: protein MPQTSKSVSTGNASGQACALDEGEPPPTRDLGTSQDSAEDPEDPEIIKSPSDPKKYRYLRLTNGLRALLISDLSAADGKTEDAGADEDDKDDEDVADSGEGSDEDDEDDEEEEKDSDFEELDEDNGAKKKKSSEKQAAAALCIGVGSFSDPDELPGLAHFLEHMVFMGSRKYPAENGFDAFLKKHGGSDNASTDCERTVFQFDVQKKHFREALDRWAQFFICPLMIEDAVDREVEAVDSEYQLAKPSDSHRKEMLFGSLAVPGHPMSKFCWGNAQTLKHDPKERGVNTYQCLRQFWARFYSAHYMTLAVQSKETLDTLEQWVREIFIHIPNNAEPAVDFSHLPRPFDTPAFNKLYRVVPVRKVHALTISWALPPQGQHYRVKPLHYISWLIGHEGSGSILSMLRKKCWALALFGGNSETGFDQNTTYSIFSISITLTDQGFCYFWQVVHLVFQYLKMLQTLGPQQRIYEEIQKIEDNEFHYQEQTDPIEFVENICENMQLFPKEDFLTGDQLMFHFDTEVIGAALSSLTPERANLLLLSPEHEGHCQLREKWFGTSYTVEDIPAEWAQRWASDFELNPELHLPAENKFIASDFTLRPSDCLDSEFPVKILDNQLGCLWYKKDNKFNIPKAYIRFHLISPVIQKSSENLVLFDLFVNILAHNLAEPAYEADVAQLEYKLVAGEHGLVVRLKGFNHKLPLLLKLLVEHLAEFTSCEGVFAMFLEQLKKTYFNILIKPERLGKDVRLLILEQGRWSLVEKYRAAVAGLSLQDLLDFAGQLKAELYVEGLVQGNFTGTESKEFLHYFTEQLHFRPLPAEVPVSFRVAELPVAHHLCKVKSLNKGDANSEVTVYYQSGLKKLREHTLMELLVMHMEEPCFDFLRTKETLGYHVYATCRNTSGVLGFSVTVETQATKFSTEFVEAKVEEFLHSFGERLRALTEEAFSTQVTALIKLKECEDAHLGEEVDRNWFEVLTRQFLFQRLNMEISALKDLTREDLLSWFAKHRDSARKLSVHVVGFGTEEGNPPRPEPDLACDLEAPASAATSSYGEVSSLNFLPLFSPALRDSATPICDIRAFASALPLHPYHKVLS, encoded by the exons ATGCCTCAGACCAGCAAGTCAGTCAGCACCGGCAACGCTTCGGGTCAGGCGTGCGCCCTGGATGAGGGTGAGCCGCCGCCCACACGAGACCTCGGCACCTCGCAGGACTCTGCCGAGGACCCGGAAGACCCTGAGATTATCAAGTCGCCCAGTGACCCCAAAAAATACAG GTACCTGCGGCTGACCAACGGCCTCCGGGCGCTGCTCATCTCCGACTTGAGCGCCGCCGATGGCAAGACGGAAGACGCTGGCGCAGATGAAGATGATAAAGACGACGAAGACGTGGCAGATTCGGGGGAGGGCTCagacgaggacgacgaggacgacgaagaGGAAGAGAAGGACAGTGACTTTGAAGAGCTGGATGAGGACAACGgagccaagaagaagaagagcagcGAAAAGCAG gcTGCAGCCGCCCTGTGCATCGGTGTGGGTAGCTTCAGCGACCCCGATGAACTTCCCGGCTTGGCCCACTTCCTGGAACACA TGGTGTTCATGGGAAGCCGGAAGTACCCGGCCGAGAACGGCTTCGACGCCTTCCTCAAGAAGCATGGCGGCAGCGACAACGCCTCCACCGACTGTGAGAGGACCGTTTTCCAGTTCGATGTGCAGAAGAAACACTTCAGGGAGGCGCTCGACAG GTGGGCCCAGTTCTTCATCTGTCCGCTGATGATTGAGGACGCGGTGGACCGAGAGGTGGAGGCTGTCGACAGCG AGTACCAGCTGGCAAAGCCTTCGGACTCCCACCGCAAGGAGATGCTGTTTGGCAGCCTGGCCGTGCCGGGACATCCCATGAGCAAGTTCTGCTGGG GAAACGCTCAAACGTTGAAGCACGATCCCAAAGAGCGAGGCGTCAACACCTACCAATGCCTGCGGCAATTCTGGGCGCGCTTCTACTCGGCTCACTACATGACGCTCGCCGTCCAGTCCAAAG AGACTTTGGACACCCTGGAGCAGTGGGTCCGAGAAATCTTCATCCACATCCCCAATAA CGCTGAACCGGCGGTGGACTTTTCGCATCTGCCGAGGCCGTTCGACACGCCGGCCTTCAACAAACTCTACCGAG TGGTCCCTGTGAGGAAGGTGCACGCTCTGACCATCAGCTGGGCCTTGCCGCCTCAGGGCCAACACTACAG AGTGAAGCCTCTCCACTACATCTCCTGGCTCATCGGACACGAGGGCAGTGGTAGCATCCTGTCCATGCTGCGCAAGAA GTGCTGGGCGCTGGCTCTGTTTGGGGGGAACAGCGAGACAGGCTTCGACCAGAACACCACTTactccatcttctccatctccaTCACGCTGACCGACCAGGGCTTTTGCTACTTCTGGCAG GTGGTCCACTTGGTGTTCCAGTACCTGAAGATGCTGCAGACTCTCGGGCCTCAGCAGAG GATCTACGAGGAAATTCAGAAGATTGAAGATAATGAGTTCCACTATCAGGAGCAG ACTGATCCCATCGAATTTGTGGAGAACATTTGCGAGAACATGCAGCTGTTTCCCAAAGAAGACTTCCTGACCGGAGACCAGCTCATGTTTCACTTTGACACTGAG GTGATCGGCGCCGCCCTGTCCTCGCTGACTCCCGAGCGAGCCAACCTGCTGCTCCTGTCTCCGGAACACGAAGGCCACTGCCAGCTCAGGGAAAAATGGTTTGGGACCTCCTACACTGTGGAGG ACATCCCGGCTGAGTGGGCTCAACGCTGGGCGTCCGACTTTGAACTTAACCCCGAACTTCACCTTCCCGCCGAAAACAAGTTCATCG CTTCGGATTTCACTCTTAGACCGTCTGACTGTCTCGACTCGGAGTTTCCCGTCAAGATCTTGGACAACCAGCTGGGTTGCTTGTGGTACAAGAAGGACAACAAGTTCAATATCCCCAAAG CGTACATTCGCTTCCATTTGATCTCGCCTGTGATTCAGAAGAGTTCAGAGAA TCTGGTGCTGTTCGACCTGTTTGTCAACATCCTGGCCCACAACCTGGCTGAGCCGGCGTACGAGGCAGACGTGGCGCAGCTAGAGTACAAGCTGGTGGCCGGCGAGCACGGCCTGGTCGTCCGCCTCAAAGGCTTCAACCACAAGCTTCCC CTGctgctgaagctgctggtgGAGCACTTGGCTGAGTTCACCTCGTGCGAGGGCGTCTTTGCCATGTTTTTGGAGCAGCTGAAGAAAACTTACTTCAACATCCTCATCAAGCCAGAGCGGCTCGGCAA GGACGTGCGTCTGCTGATTCTGGAGCAAGGCCGCTGGTCACTGGTCGAGAAGTACCGGGCCGCCGTAGCCGGCTTGAGCCTGCAGGACTTGCTGGATTTTGCAGGCCAGTTGAAGGCGGAGCTCTACGTGGAGGGCCTGGTGCAGGGCAACTTCACCGGCACG GAGTCCAAGGAGTTCCTGCACTACTTCACTGA GCAGCTGCATTTCCGGCCCCTGCCGGCCGAGGTCCCTGTGTCCTTCCGGGTGGCGGAGCTGCCCGTCGCTCATCACCTGTGCAAGGTCAAGTCCCTCAACAAGGGCGACGCCAACTCGGAGGTCACCGTCTACTACCAG TCGGGCCTGAAGAAGCTGCGTGAGCACACCCTGATGGAGCTGCTGGTG ATGCACATGGAGGAGCCGTGCTTCGACTTCCTTCGGACCAAAGAGACGCTGGG CTACCACGTCTACGCCACCTGCAGGAACACCTCGGGCGTCCTGGGCTTCTCCGTCACCGTGGAAACGCAGGCCACCAAGTTCAG CACTGAGTTTGTGGAGGCCAAGGTGGAGGAGTTCCTGCACTCGTTTGGCGAGCGTCTGCGGGCGCTGACCGAAGAGGCCTTTTCCACGCAGGTGACGGCGCTCATCAAGCTGAAGGAGTGCGAGGACGCGCACCTGGGTGAGGAAGTGGACCGCAACTGGTTTGAGGTGCTCACCAGGCAGTTCCTTTTCCAGAGGCTCAACATGGAG ATCTCGGCGCTGAAAGATCTGACGCGCGAGGATCTGCTCTCCTGGTTTGCCAAGCATCGCGACAGCGCCAGGAAGTTGAGCGTGCAC GTGGTGGGCTTCGGCACAGAGGAGGGCAACCCCCCGCGACCCGAACCCGACTTGGCCTGCGACCTGGAGGCCCCTGCATCCGCTGCCACCTCGTCCTACGGTGAGGTCAGCTCGCTGAACTTCCTGCCGCTCTTCTCGCCGGCCCTGAGGGACTCTGCCACGCCCATCTGCGACATCCGAGCCTTCGCCTCTGCCCTCCCCCTTCACCCCTACCACAAAGTCCTCAGCTAG